One Bdellovibrio bacteriovorus str. Tiberius DNA segment encodes these proteins:
- a CDS encoding C1 family peptidase — protein MSSIRMQAKQIAQGYQKYDMSMEIDSLTSRMQRCKIPSRKLGVPDTFYSTLRTQTLRAEFNRIQVDMEQYANTGRINEFVEAYTAYGKELGFPPNILKSFTNGLKAKAEKSYAREKQSCKPMDVSKEMGPVRNQDSIGWCYAFAAADVLSFKLKKKISAADIAVNYNDSLFNTGAKYVGVKAGSLEGGFPSGALEGAIEKGLCLEKDFPSEDNINGEYQELITEIDKLGRDEITSWSAPNCEKVYQTSRRLFPNVSTKDLEHILKTSSRADFIDQMANRTCKQRIKTDLKVSSPWTFREKSLGDEIDEQLTAKNPVVLSYDAQGLGDRRDYSELGMHASVLVGRRFNEKSGQCEYLLRNSWGRSCGFYDPSYQCKEGNIWIPKADIVKRGKGATYVK, from the coding sequence ATGTCCAGCATCCGAATGCAGGCCAAACAAATCGCTCAAGGCTATCAAAAATACGACATGTCGATGGAAATCGACTCACTGACAAGTCGCATGCAGCGATGCAAGATTCCAAGTCGCAAACTGGGTGTACCTGACACTTTCTATTCAACCCTGCGCACTCAAACTCTTCGAGCTGAATTCAATCGCATTCAGGTCGACATGGAACAATATGCGAACACCGGCAGAATCAACGAATTCGTGGAAGCCTATACCGCCTATGGCAAAGAGCTGGGGTTTCCTCCGAACATTCTGAAGTCCTTCACTAACGGTCTTAAAGCGAAGGCCGAAAAATCCTATGCCCGTGAAAAACAATCCTGCAAACCCATGGACGTCAGCAAAGAGATGGGCCCGGTACGAAATCAGGACTCCATCGGCTGGTGTTATGCCTTTGCTGCCGCGGATGTGCTGTCCTTCAAACTGAAAAAGAAGATCTCTGCAGCCGATATTGCCGTCAACTACAATGACAGCCTGTTCAACACAGGTGCCAAGTACGTCGGGGTCAAAGCCGGCAGCCTTGAGGGCGGCTTCCCATCCGGCGCATTGGAAGGGGCTATCGAAAAAGGTCTGTGCCTTGAAAAAGATTTCCCCAGCGAAGACAACATCAACGGTGAATACCAGGAGCTGATCACTGAGATCGACAAACTGGGCCGGGATGAAATCACTTCGTGGTCGGCTCCGAACTGTGAAAAGGTTTATCAGACCTCTCGCCGTCTGTTTCCGAATGTGAGCACCAAGGATCTGGAACACATCCTGAAAACTTCTTCGCGCGCGGATTTCATCGATCAAATGGCCAACCGCACGTGCAAACAGCGCATCAAGACCGATTTGAAAGTCTCTTCCCCATGGACCTTCCGTGAAAAGTCCTTGGGTGATGAAATTGATGAGCAATTGACGGCGAAAAATCCAGTAGTACTAAGCTACGATGCTCAGGGCCTTGGCGACCGCCGGGACTATTCCGAGCTGGGCATGCACGCCAGCGTGCTGGTGGGCCGCAGGTTCAATGAAAAGTCCGGACAGTGCGAATATCTTCTAAGAAATTCCTGGGGACGAAGCTGTGGTTTCTATGATCCTTCTTATCAGTGCAAAGAGGGTAATATCTGGATTCCGAAAGCGGACATCGTAAAACGAGGCAAGGGTGCAACATATGTTAAGTAG